AGAAGACACTAAATGGACcgaggaagaaaagaagaaaatagagctAAATGTCAAAGTCATTAACATGATGCACTACCCATAACTTTTAAAGAATTCAGAAAAGGTTTAAGATACAAAAGTGCCAAGGATATTTGGGATAAGTTACTGCTCATGTAACACCCAACCACACAAAGTCTTACGCTATAATCATAAATCAGAGGTGGCAAGATATTACGATGcctaaaaactatatatatatatatatatatatatatatatatatatatataagattcAGAATAGATACACAGATAGTACTAGTCTCGACCTATGAAGAAAAGATCGACTAGACAATATTATAACTCAAAGTACACCAAAATACATCATGTTTTTTCATAATCAAAATCTCTAAGAGGCCAggaatatataaatacatattaaaaaaagtGGAGAATAAACATCTAAGTCCAAAACGAAATCCAAAAGACAAGTCTTCGCTTTTGCCAAAAGGAAACATGTACGCTCAGCGAGGTGCGACTTGCCATGTAtctaaaaattaacaaatttcaCAACGGATGAGAACCCAAAGGTTCCTAGTAAGGTAATAGTTCTAAATAGAGACTATGTAAAACTACATGAATCTGCTGGGCAATCCTAGTCTTCAATTGCACAAGGTTCAAGCCTAGGGTCCTTTTTAATCCAAATAAGGTAAACATACTAAATCTCAGTTCTTTCCAACACTCTCATTATCACCAATTTCCAATATCATAGTAAACTAGTATTCAATAATCAATTTAGTAATAGCAAGCATAAGTAATAAGATTCAAATACATTCAAGAGCAATTACAACAAATATGGCAATTAGCAATTAGACAGAAATTTTCACATAGGCAAACAAAATACAATATGCACACTAAAACAAtttcacatagatgcatataaTGCATGCCTATCCTACTGACCATAAGCTCACGTGTTGGTTAAATTGCCAAAACCCGACACATCTGATAGCTAACCCAAATATCGTCTCTCTTCTGTACATCCCCAGGAGGCATATAACCGAGAGAGTGTTCCCTACCACCTTCTCCTAGAGGCAGTCATCAGGGAGAATAAATTGTGGAAGAGTATCCTACCACCTTCCCCTATGAGATCGTGCCATACAGATCGAGTGattagtgccctaccaccttgtAGACAGAGAGAAAATGTGCAGAATATATCGAGGGATGAGTAGCCTACCACCTTTCTCACATCCAACAAAACATAATCAACGAGAATGTGGGAAAATAAATTGAGGGATGAGTGCCCTACTACCTTCCCCACAAACACACCCGACAACATCCCTGAGATAGGCGTTACATTTTGCAGTCCCTATCTCAAAAATATCTCCTCCATAAGCGTTATGTATCGTCGTCCTCATGGGAGATCATTCATTCTTCTGGTCTCAAGTGAGCGTTACGTATCATCATCCTTACTAGACCGTAATGACTGTTTCATGTAAGCATTACGTATTGCCGTCCCCACTGAACCTCACGCACCATATTTCAAGTGAGCGTTACGTATCGCTATTCTCACGAGATTGTGCTCAACATCAAATCTCAatcacaatcacaacacaagagAGAGAATCTTTCATTCTCAACTTGTCTATCACAGCAAGCGAGAGAATCCTTCATCCTCAACTTACCTAATCTGTGAGTGGGACAACGTCACTGTCCTCACACCACACCATAACCACGAACAAGTGGGATAAGACTACCAACCTTGTCTGGAACAAATATCATATTACTACGTAAGCGGGATAACACCTAGACCTTGTCACACAAACGAGACAAACCTCCGCTCTTGCTCAAAACAAATATCCAATCAAcacgtgatgagcggatattttatacgctttttgagggtatttttatatagattttagcatgttttaattagtttttaatataattttattagtttttaagcaaaaatcttatttctagactttactatgagtttgtgtatttttctgtgatttcaggtattttctgcctgaaattgagggagctgagcaaaaatctgatttaggctgaaaaaggactgctgatgctgttggattctgacctccctgtactcggaatgaattttttggagctacaggagtccaattgacgcgctctcaattgggttggaaagtagacatccagggctttccagcaatatataatagttcatactttacgtgaagatagatgatgtaaactggcgttcaacgccagttccatgttgtagtctggcgtccagcgccaaaaacaggttacaagttggagttcaacaccaaaaacacgttacaacctggcgttcaactccagaaacagcccagacacgtgagaagcttaagtctcagccccagcacacaccaagtgggccccagaagtagatttctgcaccaattatcttagtctactcattttctgtaaacctaggttactagtttagtatttaaacaacttttagagacttattttgtatctcatgacatttttagatctgaattttatactctttgacggcatgagtctctaaactccattgttgggggtgaggagctctgcagcgtctcgatgaattaatgcaattacttctgttttccattcaaacacgcttgttcttatctaagatgttcattcgcgcttaactatgaagaaggtgatgatccgtgacactcatcaccttcctcaatccatgaacgtgtgcctgacaaaccacctccgttctacatcagattgaatgagtatctcttagattccttaatcagaatcttcgtggtataagctggaattgatggcggcattcatgagaatctgaaaagtctaaaccttgtctgtggtattccgagtaggattctgggattggatgactgtgacgagcttcaaactcgtgagtgttgggcgtgatgacaaacgcaaaagaatcaatggactctattccgacatgatcgagaaccaacagctgattagccgtgctgtgacagagcatttggaccattttcactgagaggatgggaagtagccattgacaacagtgacaccctacatatagcttgccatggaaggagtcttgtgTGTGGAAAGAGGAATACAAGAGAAAAGCTTAAATGAGAAGGACAaaacatctccaaaactccaacatattctccattattaaagtaacaattatttattttatgctcttttatttttcgtaattcaaactgataattataattgatatcctgactaagaataataaaataaccatagcttgcttcaaaccaacaatttccgtgggatcgacccttactcacgtaaggtattacttggacgacccagtgcacttactggttagtggtacgaaatcataagaaatcttgattttgatattgggattaAAATTTTGTACACCAATACGCAAGCGATATAATACTCAGACCTTGCCATGCAAGTGGGACAAATCTCCATCCTTGCCAATCCAGCCATTCAGACCATAAATAGTCAACATCAATATCTTTTAACAATTTCATAAGTTTTTATACTCATTAACCCTTATTCCTTATCAATTTATCAAATTTAGATTCGTTAATCCCAATCTTTTATTAGTTAccaattttattattctttttattatatatatatatatattagttttacttttattaatcataacatatctttttatttataattatatgatatttattatattattttttcaataaaaatttaaaatatatcaaatataaattaattaataaattatttaaatataaaataagtataaatttaataaaataaaataaaaatatatatataattttatataattatttaattatgactAAATTTATCAATTCAACCAATCACCTAATAATTACATCAGTGACCCATTAATCCAATATACTGATCAGACTAATTACCGATACAGTTCTATTAACTAAcgtatatataaaaataaaaaatattataatattataattggAATAAAAAGAACTAGATTAACATTTGtctatttcaaaatcaaaatatagAGCTTTAACCGGTTAAAAAACTatcccaattttttttataaatttaaattcatgATTACAGTTAATTTCTCTGAAACTCTTTGTAAACCAAAGTCGCAAAGTCGCAAATATTCCTCCTTCcggcaaaaattaaaaaatcgaGAAGAACAATAACTTCGCATAAACCATGACAGTGAATGAAGATGAACCAACCTTTTGAAACCTATGTGGTCACTTTTATAACTTTGACGGCGAGAACCGTGAATAAGCAAGATCAAAAGTGGGCCATTTACTACTGCATTTAAATTGCTAATGAAATTGCATGTGCAGTAGCTGTTATGCCTatacatctatatatatatactgcGTGTAATTGTAAATTGTGAAAGAGTAATGTTAGCATAATAACTCAAagttattttattgaatttaatatttataattttataaatatatgtaaatatttataattatatatttattatatttaaaattatttatttattttagtggCAATTAAAAAGCATAAAATGGAAAAAATTGAACTACTTTAAACTGATTTTTATtgtcttttaaatatttttataagtaaATATGTATTTtcgacaaaaaaaaatatatataaataacaaTCATCtacatgcaaaaaaaaaatcactatTTAATAACTACCACATAAAAATGCATGTTTGATACTTTATAAAAGGTTTTATTATCCTACTATAAATGAATTTGATTATATATCTATTATaagtttgattattttaatataattaatttaactatTCTAGTGTGATTAATTATAAGTTTGTACTATTTACTTACGTATTGTCTACATTTTTGTTCATCTATTCATTCACATTGGTCAAATAATGTGAGACTATTtacttataaatttttattatttattttcaaggactttttactattttttttatgatgcACAGACGACATTGACACGAATACAGGATATGACACGATATAAAACATTCGGacatacaaatttaaaattcttataaGACAGGGGAATCCGGCGgcatatatatgtaaaatataaagtcttttttagataaattataatgatattttagtattttattgatactaaaatataaattaatttttaattatttttcatgtcttttttaattatataaagtatttaaaatattttttgttttaataattaataatatatatgatttctaaactcattttaacaatatatgttaagaataaggtCGGATACGCTTACAACTGATAGTATTTAGGTGTGTTCAAGCGTGTTTGGAAaagaatttttcttttttttttactaaaacaCGGTTAAACACAAAATTAGACACGCGACGAGTATTACATCTAAAATGTGTTGGACATGTGGAtatagaaaattaaagaagtgTCTGtgtttcatattatttttacataTAAAATCCTATACCCAATTTATTTGATGAGAATAAAATGTAAAGaaatatagaaatataaaatatggaGTCTATAATTTTGATAATACTTAAAAAgtgttaattaaaattaaaatactatttttttaaatatttaaacacattttttaattcaaaaaataaaaaagatatcgTAATTAAATATGacgattttttttatttctcataGTAATTTTCAATCCGACAAATTAAAAACTAATCAATTGCAGTACTAAActttatttaagaatttgtcGTTGGTTAATGAGTTCGTCCATTTTAATATAACCATGATGATAACCACTGTAGCACACATTAATATAAAATCTTTAGCAATATcatcaaatattaaaaatattattttatatttcttgaaataaatatgagaataatagaatatattATTTCCAAGTTGCTGTTTAAAAAAGTATATTAAATACTCTGTTTGAAGTTTCAATTTTGCGTTTCTGCTAACATTAATAACATTTTTCTCTTCAAAACATCACTTTTTAACAGGTATCTTCTTTTATCTCTTCTACCAATTCGCCGCGACAAGCTCACAACAACGGCCACAGCACACTACCTAAGCAATCCAACTTCAATAAGATGTCTACTGAACCCACTCACAATACAATAATGTATCACGCATTTCTAATTGGAAATTAAATAGTACTATTCAAACTTTAGCACTTATTAAGAAACTGGagaagaaaagatttagatatGAATCTTATGGTTTAAAATTTTTGCACAACCTTATCATATATTATTAAAGTTTATATTTACTTAACCAATTTGAATTGACTTAATAATTAGTTCACTAATACATTTAAACAAATATTAGATGATTCAAATCACATCTTGTGCATTCAGTAATTCATTAGACAAtgataaacttttaaataaagCTTCAATCCACTAGATAAGGAGATACCATTGggaactgaaaaaaaaaatcatgtttACTTTctttgaaaatgaaaaaaaaaaagtgctaGACACCATCAGGTTATGTAAAAGAAATATGTTTTCAACAAGACTTAACAACCAAAAGAACTTATTTTGATATGGAGAAAATTCATGCTACAGGATTCATTTGTATTGGAAAATCTATACTCTAACATCCCTTGATAAAATCTTATAAAGGAATTCGTTTTCTTGGCCAACCTAAATTAGCACCCTACATATTCTCTATTCTACCAAAGTACAAATTACATCAAAACATCACTTTTGTCTGTCTTTCTGGTGATGCCACTCTTCTAGTTTAGTGAGCAAAGAACAGCAAAATTAGCATTTTACTAGCCACGCCAACTGTTAGACCTCTTGGCTTCAAAGGCTGCTCCATCATTAAGCATGTCCTGAGCATCTGTGTCCATTCCCAGCTTCGAGAGAGCCAGAGCCTGCAGGTAGAACGCAGTTGGCCAATCACATATGCATACCTGCGCCTGCATGGCGTCGCGTAACGCAAGTTCCGCCTGATCGTTCATTAAGTAGGAGAAGGATCTCCTTGCAAACACGGTTGCAGAAGGAACCGACATCATAACCACCAACTGTCCAGGGGGAGAAAAAGAAATGCCGATCATGAATTAAGTCTATACCCAACGTTAGGATATTAACTCAACAGTCTCGAACTTATAAGCATAAGATTATAAGAGGTGACAAAGTGCATGAGTACCTTAGAATAATACTCAATTGCATTTTTGAAGTCCTTGTCTCTAAATGCAATATCCCCAAACTTTTTTGTGTTCAATATATCTTGCACTTGTTGTGTCCACTCTTGGAAAGAAAGCTGCAACAATATTCTCGGTTAATAGGCAAGAGAAACCACAAAAGAAGTTGGCAGAACAAAAACTTGTCAAGTCAGATATACAATTATAGTCTTGTGAGAAATTACCAAAAACATCCTTTAGCAGACCTTCCTAAACATCCTTCCAAATACTAAATGAAAGAACAATCGATTGCTTTGTTAGATTCCCATACATTTAGGcatatctattttcttttttatttgatcCTTCAAATCCCTTTTATCTATTACTGTTGCTTTTGATAAATCCTTTAATCAGAATCGATATATCTAAATACCAATTATATTCAGATACATTGATCCAAACTTAAATCAGGGACAGTGCATACTGCATTCTCTAGCACTGCAACTACGGCATAAGTTAAGGAATAAACCAACTTGAATGTGTAAGGGTAATAAGTAATGAGAAAACCACAAACAGAAAACAACTTGAATGTCAATGAATAGTAAAAGTAATAATATTCATCATGGCACCTGTTACCATAAAAATACTTGAGAGAAATGAACCAACCTCATCTATTTGAATCCATATATCCCAATGAGAATATAGATTTTGCAGAATGTACTAATTAAACTAGCATAGTAGGGTAAAGTTGGCGATCTGACACACCTCATTTTCTGCACCTTCTTCGTCTTTATAACCAGTTTTTAACAATATATCATGCACCGCAGTAAGATCCATTCTCGCACACGCCTTTCCGAGGGGAGAAAGTATGGTCAGAAGCACCGGTGTATTATTCACTGTAAGGCCCATTAACACATGTGATGCTACCTGTAAAAAGAGAGGGCCATCAAGAAAAGGAGAAATAGAAGAGCATGTGAAATTCAAGGTTGAAATCAAATGCAAAAGCGAAATCTGATGAAAACCTCTTTCTGCTTCTGAAGGGGTGTAACTGCAGTAAGAAGAAAATTGATATCGGGTCGTTCTCTAGCCTCAAACTGAAGACACTTCGAAGCAAGCTCAACCAACTTTGTAGCATCATCATTTGCATATTGCCCTTCGAGGGACGAGTCCATCAACATCAATACATTTTTCCCTCTAATTAGGTCTAGTGCCTGAAGAACAATATATTGCATATTCAACATCGTGTGATTAACTAATAACTATGCAGCATTCATAGGCATCTGTATATCATGTCAATATGTCATCAACAGGTTACAGATAAGACCATTCAATTTTTATGCAAAGTGATATTATAACCATTGATACCTATAGTTGTGTTTGGTAAGTGTTTCAGGACTTAATACAAATACCGAGAGGGATACTCATAAATATTGTGTTTTTGTTTCAATCCCCAGCAAGGAGACATTTTGTTCATGTTTGCATTGGTCTCTTTCTTGAAACAAGTTTGTGTCTCCCAGTATTGTTTTATATCTGTCCTGGGACAGTTACCAAAGGAGGCCTATAGATCCTACAACTTATTAGAAGGCGCCCAAAAAAAGGAGGGAAATATACCGTGCTCGGCATACttgaaaaaacagaaaataaaataatgcacCTTACATGTCTATAGTGTGTACATATCAGTATAGTTTCCAAATGAATTTCGATAAAAGGCGAAAACTCTGTTAAGGGTTTCAGAATAATGGCAACATACATGGCTCGGAGGAATATGCTTGCCGCTCAATAGATCCAGAAGAACAGTTCCATAACTGTAAATCACACTCTCAGGGATTATCCTACCTGCATATTTGTGCAGTAGTGAGCACACCTTGtcaataataatagtaaaactCATGATCAAAGAGTGTACACAATCCATGGAAGCGAAGGCAGAGCAAAATTTCCGAAGTATTCAGCAAATATATCTCGAATCTAAACGCCGACAGGGtaagtgaaaaaaaatacaaagatTCCTATTTCCTATAATAATAATAGCTAAGTGTGAATCCAAGTTGCGCCTCACTATTCAGTAATATATATGTACATAAGTCGCCCATTTCATCAAATGTACATAACGCACATCCACCGTTGATGTTGAAAATTGCATAAGCAGCATAAAACAAAGTATTCAATAAACAACAGTCATccagaaaaaaatatatgtaacaaAGTATGATACCTGTTCGCAAAAATTCAGGTGGGGTATATGCTAAGTTAGTACTGTAGCTTTTTCCATCTCGACTATTTTTCATAAGCCCAAAACTAGATAAACGGGGATCACCATCCTGACATAAGTGAAAAATTAGTAACGAGTACATCTACCAATGAAAACAATGACTTGTGTGTAGCACTTATAAATTTTTTCATGTACAAGCATATGATCATAATGGCAATTAGGAAATGCATTTGAGTGGATTATATTCTGCAACACAGTATGGTGAGAAAATATACATCACAAATGACTTAGTTGAGTTCATAATCATACCTCATCGAAGAGAATCCTATAGGCATTCAGATCATGATATATTTTCCGGTTTTCGTTGCTACAATGATCCAATGCCTGAGCAACATGGTATGCAACTCTAACACGCATTTCCCATGGTAACGGTTGCTTATCCCCTACAACATAGAATAACAGAATCCATCAATACAAAATAATGCAATAAAAAACAccattgaaaagtgaaatagaaTGCGGTTTTTTGCTACTTGTTAATCACGAATTGCTTCTTCTTTGGTTATGAGTTTCCTTTCAGGTCTTATGTGTCTTTCAATTAGAAAGTCTTTCTGTAAggataataaaaagaagaatgtTGAACCTTTCAAGAAAGTAAAAGATCATTGTTTcatatttatatgtattttgAAAGGGTAAAGAGTGCTAGACTCGTTGAGGATTCGCAATGCAGTTGTCAAGTAACAGAACAGAGAAGCTATATaatgtttgaaaaaaaaaactgaaggAGAGGATATGATGCAATACAATGAAAGAGATGCTTTGACAAAGTATCATTTGGCATAAACTCGGCTACCAAGAGCCGCTCATCTCCTTCGGCGCAACAGCCAATTAGATTCACCAGTCTCTTGTGCCTCACTTTCCCAACTCCAGCAGCCTCTACCTGACCAATCAAAACCATTAGTAAATACTCTTGCATTTCTAGACAAACGGTCCTTGTCGTTCGTCTCCAAATAACGGCCAATATGGACAAAGAGGTACATTAGTAAATCAATGTATCTACCATTTTGTCCAAACTGACAATTATTTTGAAAGGGAGGACTCATTCACATCCCCCAAAAACCAAAATAATGCCCTCTTGATTTCAAAGTATCA
Above is a genomic segment from Arachis stenosperma cultivar V10309 chromosome 1, arast.V10309.gnm1.PFL2, whole genome shotgun sequence containing:
- the LOC130939335 gene encoding serine/threonine-protein kinase BSK2 encodes the protein MGCLHSKTAHLQSPEDPPTDLPDPNKPDPGDGVGGDDGGESEVPAFKEYSLSELRRATNEFNAKNIVSESGEKAPNVVYKGKLENNRFVAVKRFSKLSWPDAQQFMVEAAGVGKVRHKRLVNLIGCCAEGDERLLVAEFMPNDTLSKHLFHWDKQPLPWEMRVRVAYHVAQALDHCSNENRKIYHDLNAYRILFDEDGDPRLSSFGLMKNSRDGKSYSTNLAYTPPEFLRTGRIIPESVIYSYGTVLLDLLSGKHIPPSHALDLIRGKNVLMLMDSSLEGQYANDDATKLVELASKCLQFEARERPDINFLLTAVTPLQKQKEVASHVLMGLTVNNTPVLLTILSPLGKACARMDLTAVHDILLKTGYKDEEGAENELSFQEWTQQVQDILNTKKFGDIAFRDKDFKNAIEYYSKLVVMMSVPSATVFARRSFSYLMNDQAELALRDAMQAQVCICDWPTAFYLQALALSKLGMDTDAQDMLNDGAAFEAKRSNSWRG